One region of Miscanthus floridulus cultivar M001 chromosome 19, ASM1932011v1, whole genome shotgun sequence genomic DNA includes:
- the LOC136528995 gene encoding auxin response factor 17-like — MRLSSSSGSVLPAQPGSPEAVEEHKCLNSELWHACAGPLVSLPAVGSRVVYFPQGHSEQVAASTNKEMESQIPNYPNLPPQLICQLHNVTMHADAETDEVYAQMTLQPLNPQELKDPYLPAELGSANKQPTNYFCKTLTASDTSTHGGFSVPRRSAEKVFPPLDFTQQPPCQELMAKDLHGNEWKFRHIFRGQPKRHLLTTGWSVFVSAKRLVAGDSVLFIWNDNNQLLLGIRRANRPQTVMPSSVLSSDSMHIGLLAAAAHAASTNSRFTIFYNPRASPSEFVIPLAKYVKAVYHTRISVGMRFRMLFETEESSVRRYMGTITGISDLDSVRWPNSHWRSVKVGWDESTAGERQPRVSLWEIEPLTTFPMYPSPFPLRLKRPWPTGLPSLHGGKDDDLANSLMWLRDTANPGFQSLNFGGLGMNPWMQPRLDASLLGLQPDMYQAMATAAFQDPTKQVSSPTMLQFQQPQNIAGRATPLLSSQILQQAHPQFQQQPYLQNISESTIQAQGQSEFLKQQLQRSQSFNEQKPLLHPQQQQQESQQQQQSQCLQVPQHQQMQQQNMTNYQSVSNALSAFSQLSSASQSSPVALQTILPFSQAQSFTDTNVSSLSPSNTNTNTMQNTLRPFSSEAVSHLSMPRPTAIPVPDPWSSKRVAVESLLPSRPQVSSQMEQLDSTQASIPHSSALAPLPGRGCLVDQDVNSDPQNHLLFGVSIDSQSLLMQGGIPGLQNGNDSTAIPYSTSNFLSPSQNDFPLDHTLNSSGCLDDSGYVPPCSDNSDQVNRPPATFVKVNKSGTYGRSLDITRFSSYHELRRELGRLFGLEGQLEDPLRSGWQLVFVDREEDILLVGDDPWQEFVSTVSCIKILSPQEVQQMGKQGLELLSSAPALRLDNSCDDYVSRQESRSLSTGIASVGSVEF; from the exons GCATCAACAAACAAGGAAATGGAGTCTCAGATCCCCAATTATCCTAATCTGCCGCCACAGCTTATATGCCAACTGCATAATGTGACGATGCAT GCTGATGCAGAGACAGATGAGGTATATGCACAGATGACACTACAACCACTCAACCCG CAAGAACTGAAGGACCCATATTTACCTGCAGAATTAGGTTCGGCCAATAAACAGCCAACAAACTATTTCTGCAAAACATTAACAGCAAGTGACACAAGTACCCATGGTGGGTTCTCTGTTCCCCGTCGATCAGCTGAGAAAGTGTTTCCTCCACTG GATTTCACGCAGCAACCTCCATGCCAGGAGTTGATGGCAAAAGATCTTCATGGCAATGAGTGGAAATTCCGCCACATCTTTCGTG GTCAGCCAAAGCGGCATCTTCTAACTACAGGCTGGAGTGTCTTTGTAAGTGCAAAGAGACTCGTTGCTGGTGACTCTGTCCTTTTTATCTG GAATGACAATAACCAGCTTCTGCTGGGAATTCGTCGGGCAAATCGGCCACAAACAGTCATGCCATCTTCAGTCTTATCAAGTGATAGCATGCATATCGGTCTTCTTGCTGCAGCTGCTCATGCTGCTTCGACAAATAGCCGGTTTACAATTTTCTACAACCCAAG GGCAAGCCCTTCAGAGTTTGTCATACCGCTTGCAAAGTATGTTAAGGCTGTTTATCATACCCGTATATCTGTGGGGATGCGTTTCAGGATGCTTTTTGAGACAGAAGAGTCTAGCGTTAGGAG ATACATGGGGACAATTACCGGAATCAGTGATCTTGATTCTGTTCGGTGGCCAAATTCACACTGGCGTTCTGTTAAG GTTGGCTGGGATGAATCAACTGCTGGTGAGAGACAGCCAAGGGTGTCACTATGGGAGATTGAGCCCCTGACAACTTTCCCAATGTATCCATCTCCTTTTCCGCTCAGGCTCAAGCGTCCATGGCCAACAGGCTTGCCTTCTCtgcatg GTGGGAAGGATGATGACCTGGCAAACTCTCTCATGTGGCTTCGAGATACCGCAAATCCTGGTTTTCAGTCGTTAAATTTTGGTGGACTTGGTATGAACCCTTGGATGCAGCCAAGGTTGGATGCTTCCTTACTTGGTCTGCAACCTGACATGTATCAGGCGATGGCCACAGCTGCTTTCCAGGATCCAACAAAGCAGGTATCATCACCCACAATGCTGCAGTTCCAGCAGCCACAGAACATAGCTGGCCGCGCCACGCCACTTCTTTCAAGTCAGATTTTGCAGCAAGCACATCCTCAATTTCAGCAGCAGCCGTACCTTCAAAACATCTCTGAGAGCACAATCCAAGCGCAGGGTCAGTCTGAGTTCCTCAAACAGCAGCTCCAACGCAGCCAGTCATTCAATGAGCAGAAGCCCCTGCTGCATCCCCAGCAGCAACAGCAAGaatcacagcagcagcagcaatcaCAGTGTCTGCAAGTCCCTCAACATCAACAAATGCAACAACAGAACATGACCAACTACCAGTCTGTATCTAATGCATTATCAGCATTTTCTCAGCTGTCGTCAGCCTCTCAGTCTTCACCTGTGGCACTGCAAACAATATTACCGTTCTCACAGGCACAGAGCTTTACAGACACCAATGTAAGCTCACTGTCTCCATCCAACACCAACACCAACACCATGCAAAATACACTGAGGCCATTCTCATCAGAAGCAGTTTCTCACCTCAGTATGCCGAGGCCCACTGCGATACCTGTCCCTGACCCATGGTCATCGAAGCGAGTTGCGGTGGAGTCTTTGCTTCCTTCTCGGCCCCAGGTTTCGTCCCAGATGGAACAATTGGACTCTACACAAGCTAGTATACCTCATAGCTCTGCGTTGGCACCACTTCCTGGAAGAGGATGCTTGGTGGATCAAGATGTGAACTCTGATCCTCAAAATCACCTCTTGTTTGGTGTTAGTATAGATTCGCAGTCACTGCTAATGCAAGGAGGCATCCCTGGTCTCCAAAATGGGAATGATTCAACTGCTATACCTTATTCCACTTCCAATTTCCTGAGCCCTTCCCAGAATGATTTTCCTTTGGATCATACTCTAAATTCTTCAGGCTGCTTAGATGATTCTGGGTATGTGCCGCCATGTTCAGATAATTCTGACCAAGTGAACCGACCACCAGCGACCTTCGTGAAG GTTAACAAATCTGGAACCTACGGAAGGTCGCTTGATATCACTAGGTTTAGTAGCTATCATGAGCTCCGTAGGGAACTAGGGCGCCTATTTGGCCTTGAGGGCCAGTTGGAAGACCCTTTGAGATCAGGCTGGCAGCTTGTATTCGTCGACCGTGAGGAGGACATCCTTCTCGTGGGCGACGACCCTTGGCA GGAATTCGTGAGTACGGTGTCCTGCATAAAGATACTCTCGCCGCAGGAGGTGCAGCAAATGGGCAAGCAGGGGCTGGAGCTCCTGAGCTCAGCCCCCGCGCTGAGGCTAGATAACAGCTGTGACGACTACGTTAGCAGGCAGGAATCGAGAAGCCTGAGCACCGGGATTGCGTCCGTCGGATCGGTCGAGTTCTGA